From the genome of Flavobacterium ovatum, one region includes:
- the mutY gene encoding A/G-specific adenine glycosylase produces MIFHNLLISWYLQNKRDLPWRKTTNPYYIWLSEIMLQQTRVAQGMPYFSSFTTTFPTVFDLAKANEEQVLKLWQGLGYYSRARNLHKTAQYIAYDLNGKFPNNYNDLLKLKGVGEYTAAAIASFAYNEVVPVVDGNVFRVLSRYFDIETDITQASAKKEFTSLAAELIPQDNPAIFNQAIMEFGALQCVPKNPNCNNCIFNNSCLALQKKKVASLPVKSKKLKIRNRYFNYIVVEDEKNHTIIQKRTQKGIWHNLYEFPLIETEKEEGFEYISNKITKELFEQNSIVSILEHNEKSIIHKLSHQHLHIKFWGIKIKGKVEKGISQEDLTTFPVPIVIHNFIEQS; encoded by the coding sequence ATGATTTTCCATAACTTATTAATTTCTTGGTATTTACAAAATAAACGCGATTTACCATGGCGAAAAACAACCAATCCATACTACATTTGGCTATCTGAAATCATGCTACAACAGACCCGAGTAGCGCAAGGAATGCCTTATTTTTCATCTTTTACAACTACTTTTCCAACCGTTTTTGATTTAGCTAAAGCAAACGAAGAACAAGTTCTAAAATTATGGCAAGGACTCGGTTACTATTCTCGTGCTAGAAACTTACACAAAACAGCACAATACATAGCTTATGATTTAAACGGAAAATTCCCAAACAACTACAATGACTTGCTAAAACTAAAAGGGGTAGGAGAATATACTGCCGCTGCAATTGCTTCTTTCGCCTATAATGAAGTGGTCCCTGTTGTAGACGGAAATGTATTCAGAGTCCTTTCACGTTATTTTGATATTGAAACTGATATTACTCAGGCTTCCGCCAAAAAAGAATTTACATCTTTGGCTGCAGAACTAATACCTCAAGACAATCCTGCGATTTTTAATCAAGCCATTATGGAATTTGGCGCATTACAATGTGTTCCTAAAAACCCTAACTGCAACAACTGCATTTTCAACAATAGCTGTTTAGCTTTACAAAAAAAGAAAGTAGCCAGTTTACCTGTAAAATCAAAAAAGCTAAAAATCAGAAATAGATACTTTAACTATATAGTAGTCGAAGACGAAAAAAACCACACTATAATACAAAAAAGAACTCAGAAAGGAATTTGGCACAACCTATATGAATTCCCATTAATTGAAACGGAAAAAGAAGAAGGTTTTGAATATATTTCAAATAAAATCACCAAAGAATTATTCGAACAAAATTCAATAGTGAGTATTTTAGAACACAACGAAAAGAGCATCATACATAAATTGTCTCATCAACATTTACATATAAAATTTTGGGGCATCAAAATAAAGGGCAAAGTAGAAAAAGGAATTAGTCAAGAGGATTTAACCACTTTCCCAGTCCCTATTGTCATTCACAATTTCATAGAACAATCATAA
- a CDS encoding HU family DNA-binding protein, which produces MTKADIVAKISEKLGLEKGDVQATVETFMEEVKNSLETGDNVYLRGFGSFIVKTRAEKTGRNISKNTTIKIPAHNIPAFKPAKVFVEGVKTNNEAK; this is translated from the coding sequence ATGACGAAAGCAGATATCGTAGCAAAAATTTCAGAAAAACTAGGACTTGAAAAAGGTGATGTTCAAGCAACAGTTGAAACTTTTATGGAAGAAGTAAAAAATTCTTTAGAAACTGGAGACAACGTATATTTAAGAGGTTTTGGAAGTTTTATCGTAAAAACGAGAGCTGAGAAAACAGGAAGAAATATTTCTAAGAACACTACAATCAAAATCCCTGCACACAACATTCCCGCTTTCAAACCTGCAAAAGTTTTTGTAGAAGGAGTAAAAACAAATAACGAAGCAAAATAA
- a CDS encoding ribonuclease E/G, producing the protein MNKELIIRSSSDFVDFALLKDGKLIELHKEEEKSNFQVGDIFIAKIRKPVAGLNAAFVNVGFEKDAFLHYHDLGPNLSSQLKFIKLVSAGKLKDFSLKNFQFEKEIEKDGTITNVINANQSILVQVVKEPISTKGPRISAELSLAGRFIVLVPFSDRVSISQKIENKKEKDRLKKLVQSIKPKGFGVIVRTVAEGKNTAELEKDLQNLLDRWTAMCKKLPTAQHPSKVLGELNRASSILRDVFNDTFSSIQIDDEELYNQTKDYLQEIAPSKQSIVKFYQSKDTPIFEKYNIERQIKTSFGKTVSMSKGAYLIIEHTEALHVIDVNSGNRSNKATNQEDTAMEVNMIAAGEIARQLRLRDMGGIIVIDFIDMSNPENRKVLFDFLREEMNDDKAKHKILPPSKFGLVQITRQRVRPEVNIKTREEDPNDVNGEIEAPILIIDKIKSDLDRVLKIHKNVVLNAHPFVAAYLSKGFPSLRSKWFLEHKKWVKIIPRDAYTYLEYHFYDKNGNAINE; encoded by the coding sequence ATGAATAAAGAATTAATCATTAGATCTAGTTCTGATTTCGTAGATTTTGCCTTATTAAAAGATGGAAAACTAATTGAATTACACAAAGAAGAAGAAAAAAGCAACTTTCAAGTTGGTGATATATTTATTGCCAAAATAAGGAAACCCGTTGCTGGACTTAATGCTGCTTTTGTAAATGTAGGCTTTGAAAAAGACGCCTTTTTACATTATCACGATTTAGGACCTAACTTATCTTCCCAACTGAAATTCATAAAACTTGTAAGCGCAGGTAAATTAAAAGATTTCTCCCTAAAAAACTTTCAGTTTGAAAAAGAGATAGAAAAGGACGGAACAATTACTAATGTAATCAACGCCAATCAATCTATCTTAGTACAAGTAGTCAAAGAACCTATATCTACCAAAGGACCAAGGATAAGCGCTGAGCTTTCTCTGGCAGGTAGATTTATTGTTTTGGTCCCTTTCTCTGATCGCGTTTCTATTTCTCAAAAAATAGAAAACAAAAAAGAAAAAGACCGTTTGAAAAAACTTGTACAATCCATCAAACCAAAAGGATTTGGTGTTATTGTTCGCACAGTAGCCGAAGGCAAAAATACAGCCGAATTAGAAAAAGATTTGCAGAACCTGCTAGACAGATGGACTGCAATGTGTAAAAAATTACCAACTGCTCAGCATCCGTCCAAAGTATTAGGAGAACTCAATAGAGCTTCTTCAATATTAAGAGATGTATTCAATGATACTTTTAGTAGCATTCAGATAGATGATGAAGAGTTGTACAACCAAACTAAGGATTACCTGCAAGAAATTGCACCTTCCAAACAATCTATTGTTAAGTTTTATCAATCAAAAGACACACCAATTTTTGAGAAATACAACATAGAGAGACAAATCAAAACATCCTTTGGGAAAACTGTTTCCATGAGTAAAGGAGCTTATCTTATAATAGAACATACTGAAGCTTTGCACGTCATTGACGTCAACAGTGGGAACCGTTCTAATAAAGCCACCAATCAGGAAGATACCGCAATGGAAGTAAATATGATTGCTGCCGGTGAAATCGCTAGACAATTACGTCTACGTGACATGGGCGGAATTATTGTAATTGATTTTATCGACATGTCTAATCCCGAAAACCGGAAAGTCTTGTTTGACTTCCTTCGAGAAGAAATGAACGATGATAAAGCAAAACACAAGATTTTACCCCCAAGTAAATTTGGATTAGTTCAAATTACAAGACAAAGGGTAAGACCAGAAGTAAATATCAAAACTAGAGAAGAAGATCCAAACGATGTAAATGGCGAAATTGAAGCGCCAATTTTAATCATTGATAAAATCAAATCAGATCTAGATAGAGTATTAAAAATCCACAAGAACGTTGTGCTTAATGCACATCCATTTGTGGCTGCATACCTCAGTAAAGGTTTTCCATCATTACGTTCAAAATGGTTTCTTGAACATAAAAAATGGGTGAAAATTATACCACGTGACGCTTACACGTACTTAGAGTATCATTTCTATGATAAAAACGGAAATGCTATAAACGAATAA